TTCGCATCGGGCCATTGGGGAATCGATGCCGCGTTGACCGACCATGAGTTTCTGGATGATTCCTACCGTGTCTCACTCCGGTACCTGTTTCAATAGTCGCGTCGTGAGAGGAAACCAATGATTCGTCGTCTCATTCAGGCCGCCGCCGCGGCCATTCTCAGCGCATCGGCCGTCGCGCCGGCAAATGCCGAATCGGTCGTAGCGCGCGTGGCGGGCGATACCATTACCGACTCGGCCATCATCAATCTGGCGATGAATCGCCGCTGGTACGGCGGCGACCCGGAGACGGATCGTGCGCGTATCGAGACACTGATCGAGGATGCCATCGCCGACTACCTGATCAGCGCGGAGGCCCGGACGCGAAAAATCAACGATGACTTCCAGGCGGTGTCGAACCTGAAAAATGCGCTCTCAGCGCTGGGGCAGGAACTGTTTAAGAATGAGTATGTGGCGCCGCGCCTGCAGTTGGATTCGGCCACGCTGGACACTTTCTACCAGAATCACATCGCGCGTTACACGACCACCCGCGATCAGCGTCGCGTGCGACACATCACCGTCGCCAAACCCGGCAGAGGACTGCCCGAGAACTACTCGAAATACCGCGACCCGGTGTACGACGGCTGGGACCCCAGGCGCAAGATCGACTCCATCTATGTACGCCTGGCCAACGGCGAGGACTTCCACGAATTGGCGTACGTGCACAGCGAGGATCTGCACAGCCGGGGCAGCAAGGGCGACATCGGTTGGGTCTCCGAACATTCCCTGGGCGAGGGCGCATTTGCCGACAGTTGTCTGGCGATGACGCTGTATCACATCAGCCGCCCTGTTGAAGGAGCCAACGCCTGGCACATCATTCAGGTGACCGCCGAACGTCCCGCCGGACCGGTCACCGTCGACCTGGAAATCGCGCGCGATATGGGACGCATTCTGATGGAGCAGCAGGCCCCCGCGATCCAGGACACCATCGCCGACTCGATCTTCGCGGCCGGTGAACTGCAGATTCAGGAATCTTCGCTACGAATTCCCGATGATCAGCTTCGGCCGGAAATCCCGTTGGCCGTCGTCAACGGCACCGATACGGTCTTCGCCGTGTCCTATCTGCGTGAGAAAATTCAGTTGGAGCGCGTCAATGGCGGCCCGCTTGATGTGGAGGGCAAACGCCGGATCATCCGCGAACGGTATTTTCCGCCCGCATGTTGGACGAAGCTCTATCGCGACTGGGGCTACCTCGATCGGCCCGCCGTGCGTGAGAAGATCCGAGACCAGGCGCATCGGGAGTTGGCCGGAACCGTCAAAGTGGAAGTCAACGTCCCTGGGCCGCCCCCCGACAGCAGCACCATCGTCGCCTATTACCAGACGCATCAGGACGAGTTTGAAACCCGCCGCCAGACATTGCGGCAGGCGTGGAACACGATCCGTCAGCGGCTGATGGACGAGTCGTACGAACGCGCCCGGCGGCAACGCCTCCTGGTCCTTGAAGCGCGCCACGGCGTGACGCGGTATCCGGAGAACATCGCCCAATTGCGTCTGCCCGAACGCCCATGACCGCTGCGCCCGGTGACTCATCGGACATCGGCTATGGGGCCGAGGTCCGCCGCAAGCTGTTGCATCTCGTCGCGCTGATTATTCCGTCGGGATATTACTGGGCGGGACGATGGCCGTCGGTCGTCGTGGTCTTCTTCTTTTTTTGTTTCTCGTTATTCGATGATCTCGCACGGCTGCGGCGATGGCCGATTCGATCGCTGTGGTGTCCGTGGGTCGATCCGATTGTGCGCCCGAAAGAGTCGACCGGATTCACCGGCGCGACGCACATCCTCCTGTCGGGGTGGCTATGTCCGTTGCTGTTCGTCATGCCGGCTGCGGCCATCGGCATGGTGGCGATCATTCTCGGCGACATCGCCGCGGCGCTCGTGGGCCGTCGCTGGGGAAAACATCCGCTGGGCAACAACCGCACGCTCGAGGGCTCGCTCGCCTTCCTGATGGCCGCCGGGTTGGGCGGATTGCTCGTCCCCGGCGTCCCCGTCGCGCTGGCGTTGGGCGCGGCGCTGCTGGCCACCGCCGTCGAAGCGCTGTCAACACGCATTGACGACAACCTCACGGTGCCGCTCGTGGTCGGGTTGGCCGTGCATCTTGTTATCATCTGGTGACAATGGGGTGCGGGGAGACCCCGCCCGTACGCATTGATTGCGGTGCAAACCTCTTCGCGTCGGTCAGCCCAAGGGCTGACCGGCACAGGAAGCGCCTCCTTTCGTGTGCGGCTCAGTCCTTGCCCTGACCGACACAGGACGGCTGGTGACGACGGAGTGCGGGGAAACCCCGCCCGTACGCATTGCTTGCGGTGCAAACCTCTTCGCGCCGGTCAGCCCAAGGGCTGACCGGCACAGGAAGCACCTCTGCTCGTGTGCGGCTCAGTCCTTCGTGTGCGGGTCAGCCCTTGGGCTGACACGCACGCTGGCAATCGGACACAGGAATCAGGAGACCGGTATCCAGTAAGCGATCTTCAGCGCCAGGAAGTTATCCCCGGCGGCCGAGAGCGAGCGTGTGACATCGCGCGGACTGATGAGCAGCCCCGGTTCCTCCTCGCCCCAGCGGTTCTGCTGCCACACGAGGAAGAGCGTGCTGCCGCGGCGAAACTCCCAACGCATCACGACGTTGCTGCGGAATGAACGAAAGCCGAAATCGGGTTGTTCGATGTCGAAGGCGACGCCGTCGTCGGTCACATGATAATTTCCCTCGCCGTCGCCGGTGATCGTGGTCCCGTCCGTGCCATAGACGCGGATGTCGCGGCTGTCGGCGGCGGGCAGTTCGCCGAATCGAAAGTATCGCCCGCTGGCCGCGAACGGCTCGGCGTACAATTCGAGACTCAAATCGGGCGTGAAGAAATAGTTGATGCGTATTTCCGCCGACAATTCGCTCTGCTCGATGGAACCGAACAAGTATCGCTTCCCGTACGTGTCCGGCGAGCCGTCGATCAGCGTGTCGCCCGGACTGATGTACTGCCGACGGCTGATGTTGCGGGAGTATCCGGGCTCGACCGAAAACGACCACCGCCGTCCGCGCGTCGAGAATTCCGTTTCCAGTTCGTAGTACCAACTGCCCCAGTCGTTGTGGTTGCCGTAGACAAAGGCGCCATAGCGCGTCTGCGCCGAGAAATTATTCCACGTACCGGTGCCGAACCACCAGCCGAACGGCGTGCCGACCGACGGACCGCCGCGCGTGAGATTGTCGCTGTGCGACGGCGCATCGACGCCGAAGAAGATCTCGCTGGAATACCAGTTCGCCCAGGTCAGGTTGCTGTAGAGTTCGACATTGCTGTACTGCCGGATGCCGCCGAAGTTCCAGCCGTTGTTTCCATACAACCCGACCGTGTAGCTGCGGAAGACCTTGCCCGGCGTATTGTCACGGTAACGCAGGTTCCACCATTGGTCGATATCATCGGCCGTGCCGAGAATGCCGACGTCGTTGAGTTCGAACTCGGGCGATTCGGCGTACACGACCGCCGTCCAGAGCCAGTGCTTGCCGCTGTTTTTGGCCAGATTCAATGACCCGGTCCATCCGGTCAGCGATCTGCGCGTCGGATCGAGCGTCACATAATCGGCATCGGGACGCTGGAAGTAGTGCGCGCTGGATTGCTGCGTGCGACGGATGATCGCCGTATCGCCGGCCACGTGACTGAAGCCCGCATGACCGCTCAATTGGTATTTACCCTTGGCAAAGCGCAGTTTCCAGTCGGTGTTGCCGGTGTAGGCGCGTTTCCGCATCAACTCCGACAGGGGAGAGGCCTCGTCCAGATCGCGCTGGAGCCCGGTGAACATCACCCCTGCGACCGATTTCTCCGCTCCGAACTCCTGTTGAAGGCGCAGCACCCCGTACCCGGTGACCGGCTCGATCTCGGTGCGTCCGTGAACGGCCGGATCGGTCGCCGTGGCCGTGTCGAGCGTGCGGGCGCGTTCGCGCGATGTCAGGGCGGTCAGGACGCCGACCGAGGTGCCGGAACTCAATCGCCCGGTGATTTTCGCTGCGCCCAGGATGGTCGTGTTCGACGGTTCGTCGGTATAGTCGCCTTCGGCCAGACCGCTGCCGTGCGGGCTGCCCCCGATCCGTCGCGAGTAGAAATAGCTCGGGCCGATCGGCGCAAAAAGCTGGCTGCCTTCGATGAAAAACGGCCGCTTCTCCGTGAAAGACACTTCGTAGGCGCTCAGGTTCACGACCGCCGGGTCGGCCTCGACCTGTCCGAAATCCGGATTGACCGTGGCGTCCAGTGTGAGGTTGGGGCCCAGACCCATCTTCAGGTCGGTTCCCAAGCGTGAATCGAAATCCGAACCATCGCGAAACGGATGATCGCCGGGGGCATTGGAGACAAACTCTCCGTCTCCGGCGGCATAGGGGAGCAGCTCCAGCCGCCGCGACGGTGCGATGCCTTGCAGCCCGATCAAGTTGCCGAAGCGTGACGACCACCCCGTCTCATTTTTCGGAACCGCAATCCAGAAATTGTCTTCATTGCGCTGTGGTATCCAACGGTTGAAGTTGATGCCCCATACCTGTTCGTGTCGGTTATTGAAGCGCAGTTGCGAAAACGGGATGCGCATTTCGGCGGTCCAGCCGCCGCCGTTGACGTCGGTGCGCGCATCCCACACCGGATCGTACGACGGCTCGCGCCAGTATTCATCGTCGACCGGATGGTAACGGTCGAAGCGGACACCGGCGGCGCTGATGCCGAAGTCGTAGCAGGTCCGGCGATCACAATAGGTGTCCAGTGAGACGATCATCTGCTCGGCGCCGCCGGGATTGTCGCGGCGGTTCAGTTCCAGGCGCATCGTTTCCGGTTTTTTCATCTCCATGCGCGCACCGATGTAGAGGAAACGCTCATCATACACAACGGCGACCTCGGTCAATTCATCGGGGATCGTGCCTTCGTTCGGCTCCTTTTGCACGAAATCGCTGATCCATTGCGCGGACTGCCAGACCTCGTCATCGAGACGCCCGTCGAAGCGCATGGCGGCTCCGTCGATCGCCGTTGCGGTCATCTGCTTCCGGGTCGTGTCGGCGGTCTGTGCGAATCCGTCTACGGCGGTCAGGGCGCAGAGGGACCCCGCCGCCAAAGACTGCGTCAGCCGGCGCCACCACATGGTCAGTTGAGATGTCACAAGCGCATAGGGGTGAGGGTTCCTGCGGTCTCCCGTGATGTCAATACGGGATCGCGCACCCTTGGTTTCGTCGAGTGTGGGCTTGGCCCCACAGTATGACGCGGACGACTGGCGGTCTGTTACCCATCGCGAATGGCTTCGATTGCGCAATGTGGACGGAAGCGACGTTAGGCCGTTGTCCGACGATCAGTTATGCGGACTGAATGCCCCGGGGCATAATAAGACCCTGACGGCAAGGACTTTGCGATATCAGCCCCGGAACACCGGAGGAATGTCATGATGAGACCCATTCGCAATGAACGCGGGGTGACACTGGTCGAGTTGAGCGTCGTCGGCGCGTTGATCGGAATCCTGGCCGCCCTGTCCATTCCCAAATGGTTTGAAGCGATGCCGCGAATACGTACCAAGGCCGAAGTGCGCAACGTCATCTCGACTTTGCGCGAGGCGCGTTCGCTGGCGGTGGCCACGAAAAACCCGTTCGGGGTCAATTTCAATCAAGCCGACAACAAATTCACGCTGTTCGTGGACACCGACTCCCCCCAGGACAAGGCCTACACGCAGAGCGATTCGGTGATCGTGTCCACCGAGATCAAACACGGCGTCAAAATCCAATATGACACTTTCGGCAACAATACCGTGGTGTTCGATCCCGATGGCGCCGCCAGCGCCAGCGGGCACGTCATGCTGACATCCGAGGACTATCAGAACCAATTCTCCATCGACGTTTTGGCGTCGACGGGGCGTGTGAAGCTCTTCGAAGGATATCCCACCGACTGATCCGCTTCGCGCTCGACACAGCGCAATCGCCTCTTTGGGCCGCCCGACAGCGGCCCTTTTCTTTTGTCCGCTCAGACAACCCCGCGCCATGTAAACAAAGCAGCGGGGAGCCGTCCAGGAACGGCCCCCCGCTTCCGTCGTACCAACCACCACCCGGAGAGGGAGGATTGCTGATTTGGCTTTGTCGAGCCCGTTCTCCAACGGCGCCGACTCACCGTAGTGTCATTGAGCAACTCACGCTCCCAGTACGCGCACAGATGAGCGACCAATGGGCAAAGTATGTATCTCGCAAGGCGCTTTGGTGTTACAATAGATCAGATAAACAGTTGGGCGAGGGTGACTGCGCGGATGGGGTGCAACTCGATGGGGAGAGGGCTATCGCGTATGGGACCGCATCCCCACCTTCTGCGGACCAGGTTGGAATATGTGCCGATAATAGATATTATGTCACATAATCATGGGCCGGGGCTGACGTGGCCGCACAAGAATCATCTTGTTCGCGTTAAACCCTTACTTTTGATTGGCTTGTCTTCGAATGCGGCCCTCGCAACCGGTGGGATTCGATGGAAGTTATTGATACACATACACATTTCCTGTCTTACAACTACTTCCGTTTGCTGACACAGCATCGTGAAACCTTCGGCGATGTCGACGGGTTCATTCGGGCCCAGGGTCGCAAGCATGAATTCGTGGTCCCCGATCAGGACCCAGTCCGCTTGGCGGATCGCTGGGTCATCGAGTTAGACAGCCACAAGGTGGCCCGTGCGGTCCTCATTTCGGGTATGCCGGGCGATGAGGCCTCGATCAAGGATGCGATGCGGATCTACCCCGACCGTTTCATCGGGGTGATGATGGTCAACCCCTACTTGTCCATTGCCGAGGAGTTGGTGGAGCATGCGGCGGGTGAGTGGGGATTTCGCGGAATCGCCCTGTACCCGTCGCTGCATCGCTTCTCGGCGAGTTCCAGCCGGATTTACCCGATCTATCGGATCGCGCGTCGGCACCAGTTGGCGGTCTTCATTCACTTCGGACGGCTGCGTATCGCCGCATGGCAATGGTGGGGTTTGCGTGAGACACCCGATCGCAGCTATGCCGACCCCGCCGATTTGCATCAGGCCGCAACCGATTTCCCGTCCATCAATTTCATCGTGCCGTGCTTCGGCGCGGGAACGCTCTCGCAGTTGCTGCGCATCGGCCTGCAGTGCCCGAATGTTTATGTCGATACGGCCTCATCGAACAGTTGGCTCGAAGATCAGTCGGAGTTCCGCGATCTCGCCCATGTGTTCGAGAAGGCGCTGGAGGTCTTCGGGCCGGGCCGGATTCTGTTCGGCACGGACTCGGGGCTGTTCCCACGCGGCTGGCGCGCGTCGGTTTTTGAAGCTCAGCTTGGCGCCATGCGGGCAGTCGGCGTCTCCGAACGCGCCATCGAGGCGATTGTCGGCCAGAATGCGCGACAGGTGTTCGGGATCGACCGGCGTCTGCCGGCGTTTGTACACTGAAGCGGAGAGGAGACTGTTGAACAGGAGATATCTCAAGGGCTCACCTTTCACCTCTCTCCTCTCCGTTTTCCCCACCGATGTCTGATCATGCCGATCGCTGGGCCATCGCGCAGGAGTATGAACACGCGTGGTGGCGCAAGCGTGCGGCGCAACTCAATCTTGATTTCTATCGCGAATATGCCGAGGAGCTTCTCGAACTGTTAGACGGCATCAAACGGCTCGATCAGCACACCGCCATCCTGGAAATCGGCAGCGGCGCGGCCGGCATCCTGACGCATCTGCCGGGCGCGGTTCGTTGCGCGGTCGACCCCCTCGAAGATTTCTACCGTTCGGTGCCGGAGTTCCGGAGTTATCGAGACCCGTCGGTGACCTATGCTGCGGCAAAGGCCGAATCACTGTCATTTGCAGACGCACAGTTTGACCTCGTGATCTGCGACAATGTGCTGGATCATTGCGACCAACCGGAGACGGCATTGGCCGAGATGGCGCGGGTCATGAAGCCCGACGGGATCTTGTATCTGCGCCTGGTGACGTATCACGTCTGGGGGCGGCTAGTCCGGGTCGTGCTGGAGCGGCTGCGGGTCGACCGCGGTCATCCGCACACCTTTACCAAATCGGATTGCCTCGGCCTGTTCGTTCGCAGCGGGCTCGGCACGGTGACTATGAGAAACGTCGGATTCGCCCGACGCTGGCGCCGTGATCTGACCGCGTTGCAATTGAAGCGGATGGCCAAGGCGGTTCTGTTCGCGACACAGGACAAGACACTGTACATTCTTGAGAAGCAGAGAGGAGAAAGGTGACAGGCGAGAGGTGGAATACGAACTGACCATCAATCGTGAAATCAACTCTCCCCCTGTCTCCTCGCAACTCTGACTATGAACAAGCTCCTTCACCTGTTCAAACTCGGCTGGGCCTATAAGATTGCGCGGCCGACGAAGCTGAATTATCCCCCCTACCAGTTCACGATTGAACCGACGAACGTCTGCAACCTCCGCTGCCCGTTTTGTCCGCAGAGCGACCCGGAGCACGCACACCGTCGTGCATTCGATCAACTGAGCATGGACAACTTCAAGTTGTTCTTGAAGCACTTGCGCGATGCGCATCCCGGCAACAGTAATCTCAAT
Above is a genomic segment from Candidatus Zixiibacteriota bacterium containing:
- a CDS encoding SEC59/DGK1/VTE5 family protein, whose product is MTAAPGDSSDIGYGAEVRRKLLHLVALIIPSGYYWAGRWPSVVVVFFFFCFSLFDDLARLRRWPIRSLWCPWVDPIVRPKESTGFTGATHILLSGWLCPLLFVMPAAAIGMVAIILGDIAAALVGRRWGKHPLGNNRTLEGSLAFLMAAGLGGLLVPGVPVALALGAALLATAVEALSTRIDDNLTVPLVVGLAVHLVIIW
- a CDS encoding GspH/FimT family pseudopilin is translated as MMRPIRNERGVTLVELSVVGALIGILAALSIPKWFEAMPRIRTKAEVRNVISTLREARSLAVATKNPFGVNFNQADNKFTLFVDTDSPQDKAYTQSDSVIVSTEIKHGVKIQYDTFGNNTVVFDPDGAASASGHVMLTSEDYQNQFSIDVLASTGRVKLFEGYPTD
- a CDS encoding peptidylprolyl isomerase, translated to MIRRLIQAAAAAILSASAVAPANAESVVARVAGDTITDSAIINLAMNRRWYGGDPETDRARIETLIEDAIADYLISAEARTRKINDDFQAVSNLKNALSALGQELFKNEYVAPRLQLDSATLDTFYQNHIARYTTTRDQRRVRHITVAKPGRGLPENYSKYRDPVYDGWDPRRKIDSIYVRLANGEDFHELAYVHSEDLHSRGSKGDIGWVSEHSLGEGAFADSCLAMTLYHISRPVEGANAWHIIQVTAERPAGPVTVDLEIARDMGRILMEQQAPAIQDTIADSIFAAGELQIQESSLRIPDDQLRPEIPLAVVNGTDTVFAVSYLREKIQLERVNGGPLDVEGKRRIIRERYFPPACWTKLYRDWGYLDRPAVREKIRDQAHRELAGTVKVEVNVPGPPPDSSTIVAYYQTHQDEFETRRQTLRQAWNTIRQRLMDESYERARRQRLLVLEARHGVTRYPENIAQLRLPERP
- a CDS encoding DUF5916 domain-containing protein — translated: MTSQLTMWWRRLTQSLAAGSLCALTAVDGFAQTADTTRKQMTATAIDGAAMRFDGRLDDEVWQSAQWISDFVQKEPNEGTIPDELTEVAVVYDERFLYIGARMEMKKPETMRLELNRRDNPGGAEQMIVSLDTYCDRRTCYDFGISAAGVRFDRYHPVDDEYWREPSYDPVWDARTDVNGGGWTAEMRIPFSQLRFNNRHEQVWGINFNRWIPQRNEDNFWIAVPKNETGWSSRFGNLIGLQGIAPSRRLELLPYAAGDGEFVSNAPGDHPFRDGSDFDSRLGTDLKMGLGPNLTLDATVNPDFGQVEADPAVVNLSAYEVSFTEKRPFFIEGSQLFAPIGPSYFYSRRIGGSPHGSGLAEGDYTDEPSNTTILGAAKITGRLSSGTSVGVLTALTSRERARTLDTATATDPAVHGRTEIEPVTGYGVLRLQQEFGAEKSVAGVMFTGLQRDLDEASPLSELMRKRAYTGNTDWKLRFAKGKYQLSGHAGFSHVAGDTAIIRRTQQSSAHYFQRPDADYVTLDPTRRSLTGWTGSLNLAKNSGKHWLWTAVVYAESPEFELNDVGILGTADDIDQWWNLRYRDNTPGKVFRSYTVGLYGNNGWNFGGIRQYSNVELYSNLTWANWYSSEIFFGVDAPSHSDNLTRGGPSVGTPFGWWFGTGTWNNFSAQTRYGAFVYGNHNDWGSWYYELETEFSTRGRRWSFSVEPGYSRNISRRQYISPGDTLIDGSPDTYGKRYLFGSIEQSELSAEIRINYFFTPDLSLELYAEPFAASGRYFRFGELPAADSRDIRVYGTDGTTITGDGEGNYHVTDDGVAFDIEQPDFGFRSFRSNVVMRWEFRRGSTLFLVWQQNRWGEEEPGLLISPRDVTRSLSAAGDNFLALKIAYWIPVS
- a CDS encoding class I SAM-dependent methyltransferase yields the protein MSDHADRWAIAQEYEHAWWRKRAAQLNLDFYREYAEELLELLDGIKRLDQHTAILEIGSGAAGILTHLPGAVRCAVDPLEDFYRSVPEFRSYRDPSVTYAAAKAESLSFADAQFDLVICDNVLDHCDQPETALAEMARVMKPDGILYLRLVTYHVWGRLVRVVLERLRVDRGHPHTFTKSDCLGLFVRSGLGTVTMRNVGFARRWRRDLTALQLKRMAKAVLFATQDKTLYILEKQRGER
- a CDS encoding amidohydrolase family protein → MEVIDTHTHFLSYNYFRLLTQHRETFGDVDGFIRAQGRKHEFVVPDQDPVRLADRWVIELDSHKVARAVLISGMPGDEASIKDAMRIYPDRFIGVMMVNPYLSIAEELVEHAAGEWGFRGIALYPSLHRFSASSSRIYPIYRIARRHQLAVFIHFGRLRIAAWQWWGLRETPDRSYADPADLHQAATDFPSINFIVPCFGAGTLSQLLRIGLQCPNVYVDTASSNSWLEDQSEFRDLAHVFEKALEVFGPGRILFGTDSGLFPRGWRASVFEAQLGAMRAVGVSERAIEAIVGQNARQVFGIDRRLPAFVH